CTGGCCGCCCGCGCCATTCACGACGCCAGCGAGCGTTCGAAGCAGGCTTTTATCAAAGTAAATTGTGCCGCGATTCCGGAGGATTTGATCGAGAGCGAGTTGTTCGGCCACGAGAAGGGTGCATTCACCGGCGCGAGTGCGATGCGAGATGGCAAATTTTTACAGGCCGATGGCGGCACGCTTTTTCTCGACGAAATCGGCGACATGAGCCTGCGCGTGCAAGCCAAAGTTTTGCGCGTTCTGCAAGAAGGTGAGTTCGAGCGCGTCGGCGGCAGCCAAACCCTGCGCGTTGACGTTCGCGTCGTTGCTGCCACCAACAAGAATCTCGAAGAAGAAGTGCGCCGCGGCCGCTTCCGCGAAGATTTGTGGTTTCGCCTGAACGTCGTGCCGATTTACATGCCCCCGCTGCGCCAACGCCAAGACGACATTCCGGCGTTGGTGCAGCATTTCATCGAGCTTTATTGCCGCGAAAACGGCTTTCGGTTGAAGCAGATGGCGCCGGAAGCGATGACGCGATTGCAAAACCACGACTGGCCGGGCAACATTCGCGAGCTGCGCAACGCCATCGAGCGATTGGTCATCATGACGCCGGCAGACGTTATTACCGCTGCCGATTTGCCGCTCTCGCTACAAACGCCGCAGCCCACACTCAAGCGCACATTCCAAGCCGGACAAACTTTGCGCGAGGTGCGCGATCAAGTCGAACGCGATTACATTCTCGCCTGTCTCGAAGCCACCGGCGGCAACATCACGCACGCGGCGCAAATTCTCGGCATCGAACGGAGCAATTTGCATAAGAAGATGCGTGCGCTGAGGATACAAATCAAGGATACAGCTTCTTGAATGTCGCAACGAAAAGACGTTGTGAGAACTCGATTCAAATTCGGAGGCAACATGAAAGCACACCTGCGCTGGCTGGGCCCAAATATGCAGTTCGAAGGCAAGACGGAATCCGGGCAAACCGTCAAACTCGACAGCACAAAAGACAAAGCCGCGGCGATTGGCGCCTCGCCTGTGGAGATGGTGTTGCAAGCGCTCGGCGGCTGCACCGCCATGGACGTTGTTTCGATTCTTCAGAAAATGCGGCGCACGATCAAATTCCTCACGCTGGAAATCGATGCCAAACGCCGTGAAGAGTATCCGCGCATTTTTACCCACATTCACATTCTTTATAAATTGACAAGCCCGGATGCGGCAGAGCATGAATTGGCACGCGCCATCAAACTTTCGGAAGAAAAGTACTGCTCGGTGAGCGGCATGTTGCGGCCGACGGTGGAGATTACGACGAGCTATGAATTGCGCCGGGCCTGAGCGCTGCTTCACGAAAATTCATCAAGGACGATAAACCGGTGAAATGACTTCATCTTCATCTGCAAATCTCTTCACTCAACCCACGGCAGCAACATTTCGCTCTCGCGACCGTGAGTTTCCAATGTTTCGGGCGCTGCGCCATCGCAATTACCGTCTTTATTTTTTCGGACAACTTTTTTCGTTGAGCGGCACGTGGATCCAGAACGTCGCGCAAGGCTGGCTGGTCTACGAGCTGACGCGCTCGCCGTTTTGGCTCGGTTTTGTCGGCTTTCTCAATTTCCTGCCGCTGTTTATCTTCTCGCTGCCGGCGGGAAGCCTTGCCGACCGCGTTTCAAAACACAAATTGTTGCTGGCTTTGCAGATTCCGCCCATGCTGCTCGCGTTTATCTTCGCCATTTTGATCTGGTCCAAAACCATAACGGTATCTTTGATCGGCATGTTGGCCTTTGGCTTTGGCGTGGTGAATGCTTTTGACCTGCCGGCCCGGCAGTCGTTTGCCATCGAGCTGGTCGGCAAAAAAGATCTGGCAAATGCGATCGCGCTCAACTCGGCGGCCTTCAACACGGCGCGTTTGCTCGGCCCGGCCATCGGCGGCATCGTCATCGCGACCGCCGGTGCCGGTTGGTGTCTGTTCATCAACGGTATTTCCTATCTCGCGGGAATTTGGGCGCTGACCGCCATGCGTTTTGAAAAAAGGCCGCGGCCGGAAAAAAATCATCTTTCGCTCAAAAATTCAATCGCAGAAATTTTTCTTTATATTCGGCAAACCCGCCCGGTGTTTGGACTGCTGATGCTGGTGAGCGTCATGACGATTTTCGGCTGGTCGTTTTGGATCTTGATGCCGGTTTTCGCCAGCGCGATTCTAAACGGCGGCGCCATCGAGCTTGGCAAGTTGATGTCATTCGGCGGCGTTGGCGCTTTGGGCAGCGCGTTAGTCGTGGCCGGTTTCGGCCATCGCTTGCTGCCGCGACGTCTGGTGTTTTATGGCGTGATTGTTTTTGTCACCGGCGTGACAGGGTTTGCGCTGTCAAAAACATTTTATCTGTCGCTGGCGATGGTGGCGATGGCCGGCTTTGGTCTGATTCTGTTTTATATCAATGCCAATAGCGCGCTGCAACGCCGGGTGCCGAATCATCTGCGTGGCCGGATGATGGGAGTTTATGCTTTGGTCTTCGGCGGGCTGTCGCCCTTCGGCAATTTACAGGTCGGGTTCCTGGCTGAAAAAATTGGCGCCCCTCGAGCCATTATTCTGGGCGCCGCCATTTGCGCCGGGATGGCGTATGTCGTTTCGCGCCTGGTGCCGCCCCAACCGCGTAAACGCAAAGAGAAAATCTCTCCACTCTCGCCCGTTGATCCGGCTGCCGCCTAAAAAGATTTTACTCTGCGGTCGACTTTAGGAAAAAGTAAAACGACACCGCAAAGCTGGTTTCAAAAACTGCCGTCGCGATGCCGGAATAACGATCGTAGTCCTTGGTGCGCTGATAAAATTTTTCTCTCTGCGCCGGCAGGCCGGTGGTGAGATACTGATCGTAGAAATGATCGGCTTTATCTTTCAATAAAATGGCGGCGACGCCGGAGGCCAGACTCAAGCCGGCCGCTGCCAAGGAAATTCGGCGATTGCGAGTTAGATGAAAACGCCGGCGGGAGGCTTCGTCTTCGTGCAGAACCGTCCAATCTTTTTCCGGTTTTAATGTAACGGCATAAAGACGCGTTTCCGCCAAGCCTTCCTTTGTTTTTCCAATTTGCAATTGTTCGGCTTGATAACCGGCTTTGCGAATTTCGACGTAAGCGATCTCGTCTTCCGGCAAGCGCAACACCAGCGGCGTTGTGCCTTGCAAAACGCCGTCGAGATAAACTTCCGCGCCGAACGGCATCGAATTGATCGAATAGCCTTTCTGAAAATGCGCCGTAAAATGGAGGGTATCGCCGGCGCTGAGCGAGCAGGTTTCCACCCAATCAAAATCGAGCCAGCTTTCCGGCTGGGCGCGCTTGACGGCGATCTCATGCTTGCCGGGGGGAAGTAAATGATTTTGCAACGGCGTAAAACCGGCTTCTTTGCCATCAATGAGAATGGGAAGGCCGGGGTATTGAGATTCTACTGAAATAACTGCGTGACCGGTCGATTCAGCTTGCTGGGCGAAAGTGATGGTGCATACGACCCAAAGCGTAACGCTGGAAAATGCAATAAGATGAAATTTCATTTTGTGGAATCAGATTACTGACAAGAAAAACAAAGTAATTATGTTGCACTACTCTTTGTACCAGACGTAAGTATTTTTTCTTGATCATTTGAAGAGTTTTCATGTCGAGCTCTTTTTTCCAAGGTTATCTCGCGATGTCCCATTTTGATGGTAATTTTGTAGTAATGACCGATAAGTGCAGCGACAAGAGACAACACGATCGACAGCAAAACCAAGGCAGCGATGAAGATAGTTAAATAGATTGCCACGGCGCGATAACTTACGAGCGAAGCGAATTGAATATTCGGAAACGCAAGCAAAAAAAATACGCCCAAAAGAATATTAATTGCCAGCAAAACGACGAAAATCGGATATGAAGGCGTCTTTAAGGAAATTTCATTTAAAGATTGACGGGATTTAGAAATTTTCTCAAGAGGTGATGAAATATGCCCTTCAGTGTTTAATTTCATATACAAGACTGCCAGTGGGAAAATTAATAATACAGTAATCCCCAAAACGAGAGTTATGTACCACTCATCCTGAAGTTTATCAAAAAAAG
The sequence above is drawn from the candidate division KSB1 bacterium genome and encodes:
- a CDS encoding sigma-54 dependent transcriptional regulator; protein product: MAKSKILVVDDERNIRRSIEMILTSAGYEITEAASAAKLAEQSFDLMLLDIVMPGEMDGLQFLQSLKGVPNRPVAVIVSGQATIQNAVAATREGAYDFIEKPISKDKLLLTIKNALAQRRLAEENARLRREVGGQFAMIGESETLQKVREQISRIAPTHTRVLILGESGTGKELAARAIHDASERSKQAFIKVNCAAIPEDLIESELFGHEKGAFTGASAMRDGKFLQADGGTLFLDEIGDMSLRVQAKVLRVLQEGEFERVGGSQTLRVDVRVVAATNKNLEEEVRRGRFREDLWFRLNVVPIYMPPLRQRQDDIPALVQHFIELYCRENGFRLKQMAPEAMTRLQNHDWPGNIRELRNAIERLVIMTPADVITAADLPLSLQTPQPTLKRTFQAGQTLREVRDQVERDYILACLEATGGNITHAAQILGIERSNLHKKMRALRIQIKDTAS
- a CDS encoding PEGA domain-containing protein, which gives rise to MKFHLIAFSSVTLWVVCTITFAQQAESTGHAVISVESQYPGLPILIDGKEAGFTPLQNHLLPPGKHEIAVKRAQPESWLDFDWVETCSLSAGDTLHFTAHFQKGYSINSMPFGAEVYLDGVLQGTTPLVLRLPEDEIAYVEIRKAGYQAEQLQIGKTKEGLAETRLYAVTLKPEKDWTVLHEDEASRRRFHLTRNRRISLAAAGLSLASGVAAILLKDKADHFYDQYLTTGLPAQREKFYQRTKDYDRYSGIATAVFETSFAVSFYFFLKSTAE
- a CDS encoding OsmC family protein translates to MKAHLRWLGPNMQFEGKTESGQTVKLDSTKDKAAAIGASPVEMVLQALGGCTAMDVVSILQKMRRTIKFLTLEIDAKRREEYPRIFTHIHILYKLTSPDAAEHELARAIKLSEEKYCSVSGMLRPTVEITTSYELRRA
- a CDS encoding MFS transporter, which encodes MFRALRHRNYRLYFFGQLFSLSGTWIQNVAQGWLVYELTRSPFWLGFVGFLNFLPLFIFSLPAGSLADRVSKHKLLLALQIPPMLLAFIFAILIWSKTITVSLIGMLAFGFGVVNAFDLPARQSFAIELVGKKDLANAIALNSAAFNTARLLGPAIGGIVIATAGAGWCLFINGISYLAGIWALTAMRFEKRPRPEKNHLSLKNSIAEIFLYIRQTRPVFGLLMLVSVMTIFGWSFWILMPVFASAILNGGAIELGKLMSFGGVGALGSALVVAGFGHRLLPRRLVFYGVIVFVTGVTGFALSKTFYLSLAMVAMAGFGLILFYINANSALQRRVPNHLRGRMMGVYALVFGGLSPFGNLQVGFLAEKIGAPRAIILGAAICAGMAYVVSRLVPPQPRKRKEKISPLSPVDPAAA